In Plasmodium knowlesi strain H genome assembly, chromosome: 7, one DNA window encodes the following:
- a CDS encoding 3-oxoacyl-[acyl-carrier-protein] reductase, putative translates to MMTLHCYFLFSLLLSLLRGYKLMHAQGSAQMVPQRCAPRNVALHATPDKERNYYHCGKNRVALVTGAGRGIGRSIAKTLARSVSTVLCISRTQKSCDNIVDELKSMGCQSSGYAVDLADKHQVTELINRVLEENKTIDILVNNAGITRDNISLRMSSEEWEDVLKTNLDSLFYVTQPIVKRMVSNRYGRIINMSSIVGLTGNPGQLNYASSKAGVIGFTKSLSRELASRNITVNAVAPGFIASDMTDKINDQIKKEIIAHIPTGRMGTPEEVANLVAFLASDIAAYINGNVFVIDGGMSM, encoded by the exons ATGATGACTCTACATTGTTACTTCCTGTTCTCCCTTCTTCTGAGCCTACTGAGGGGATACAAGCTGATGCATGCACAGGGAAGTGCGCAG ATGGTCCCCCAACGGTGTGCACCCAGGAATGTTGCACTTCACGCGACACCcgataaggaaagaaactACTACCACTGTGGGAAGAACCGCGTAGCACTCGTTACAGGCGCGGGGAGAGGAATTGGAAGGAGCATCGCCAAAACACTGGCCCGTTCGGTGTCCACCGTGTTGTGCATCAGTCGAACCCAG AAATCCTGTGATAATATCGTGGACGAACTCAAATCGATGGGTTGCCAGTCTTCAGGGTATGCCGTGGACTTAGCAGACAAGCATCAAGTAACAGAGTTGATTAACAGAGTgttggaagaaaacaaaaccaTAGATATTCTTGTGAACAACGCAGGAATTACCAGGGATAATATATCTCTTCGTATGAGTAGCGAAGAGTGGGAAGATGTCCTAAAGACGAATTTAGATTCTCTGTTCTATGTAACACAACCAATTGTTAAACGGATGGTTAGCAATCGTTATGGTCGTATTATTAACATGTCTAGCATAGTTGGTCTTACAGGAAACCCAGGCCAACTTAACTACGCGTCTTCCAAGGCTGGGGTCATTGGGTTCACAAAAAGTTTATCCAGAGAACTGGCTTCAAGGAATATAACAGTAAATGCGGTTGCCCCCGGTTTTATTGCTAGTGACATGACTGATAAAATCAACGACCAGATAAAG AAGGAGATCATTGCGCATATCCCCACTGGGCGGATGGGGACACCGGAAGAG GTAGCTAATTTAGTAGCTTTTCTTGCCTCCGATATTGCCGCATATATTAACGGAAATGTGTTCGTAATTGATGGTGGCATGTCCATgtaa
- a CDS encoding DNA-directed RNA polymerase II subunit RPB3, putative, giving the protein MNAHVAKDAAKRHEVEITKLTKDEMTFVLHNSNTGMANALRRIMLSEIPTLAIDVVNVYENTSPFHDEFLAHRLGLIPIDSRNVKNFEFREKCKCKETCSKCTIQYLIQVKCNNVSKIDVTHYDIESVEHEPNVPMPVPFEDRNNKMAQSNAIPIVTLSKNQTLHMKLIATKGIGKMHAKWIPANVSYRIDHKVSIKHHLINSLSPEHKLLLANSLNKDCYVLKNAEAHDRDMSLRLNENMSVVMAESCIEVLNELGYKDVVKIIYDETKFHFKVESVGSMPPEQVVEMAIEILENKLKTLEPQIKSSFYSIDEVAKQLKEQGVSLYGIQLDLE; this is encoded by the coding sequence ATGAACGCGCACGTAGCGAAAGATGCCGCAAAGCGGCACGAAGTCGAAATCACCAAGTTGACAAAGGACGAAATGACATTCGTGCTACACAATAGTAACACGGGCATGGCGAATGCGCTGCGAAGGATCATGTTGTCGGAAATCCCAACGCTTGCCATCGATGTTGTGAATGTGTACGAAAACACAAGCCCTTTCCATGATGAATTCCTAGCGCACAGATTAGGGTTAATACCAATTGATAGtagaaatgttaaaaattttgagttcagagaaaaatgtaaatgtaAGGAGACATGCTCCAAATGCACCATTCAGTATTTGATTCAGGTGAAGTGCAACAACGTTAGCAAAATAGACGTAACGCATTATGACATCGAGTCTGTGGAGCACGAACCAAATGTGCCAATGCCGGTGCCATTTGAAgatagaaataataaaatggcaCAGAGCAATGCCATTCCAATTGTTACACTGTCTAAAAATCAAACGTTACATATGAAGTTAATAGCCACAAAaggaattggaaaaatgcaTGCCAAGTGGATACCTGCAAATGTATCCTACAGAATCGACCACAAGGTTTCCATCAAACATCACTTAATCAATTCTCTATCGCCTGAACACAAACTATTGTTAGCCAACAGCCTGAACAAAGATTGCTacgttttgaaaaatgcCGAAGCTCACGATAGGGATATGTCTTTAAggttaaatgaaaatatgtcCGTCGTCATGGCAGAGAGTTGTATCGAAGTTCTCAACGAATTGGGATATAAAgatgttgtaaaaataatttatgatGAAACCAAGTTCCATTTTAAAGTCGAATCTGTTGGTTCCATGCCACCGGAGCAGGTTGTAGAAATGGCCATAGAAATTTTGGAGAATAAGTTAAAGACGCTAGAACCCCAAATAAAGTCCTCCTTCTATTCCATCGATGAGGTAGCCAAGCAGCTCAAGGAACAGGGCGTTTCTCTGTACGGAATTCAGCTCGACCTGGAGTGA
- a CDS encoding OTU domain-containing protein, putative, which translates to MELCCRGKLRDLRCRYMESSLRISESLQRDEQMETRLSMNMNIKSLASVLTDMQKLKRAEEMKRYSTFDRRISFLKRNKIINKTNYKSGRTILEKRLLAVDCELIKIPGDGNCLFRSISCNLFNEQKYHMYVRKRCVEHMLKCKDEFSIYFEEGTFQEYTEKMSQNGYWGDELCIKATADAFDCVVYIITSTEDNWHLKYESKHRTQGEYKKCVFLAYTSPVHYDSFRLIRS; encoded by the coding sequence ATGGAGCTCTGTTGCAGAGGGAAACTGAGGGACCTACGGTGCCGATACATGGAGAGCAGTTTGCGGATCTCCGAGAGTCTCCAGCGAGACGAGCAAATGGAAACAAGGCTGAGTATGAATATGAACATAAAAAGCTTAGCATCTGTGCTGACAGATATGCAGAAGCTAAAGCGtgcagaagaaatgaaaCGATACAGTACCTTCGACAGaagaatttcctttttaaaaagaaacaaaataataaataaaacaaattacAAATCTGGACGAACAATTTTGGAGAAGAGACTCTTGGCAGTTGATTGTGAACTAATTAAAATTCCTGGAGATGGTAACTGTCTGTTTCGATCCATTTCATGTAATTTATTCAACGAACAAAAGTatcatatgtatgtacgaaAAAGGTGCGTGGAGCATATGCTAAAATGTAAGGATGagttttccatttattttgaaGAAGGCACCTTTCAGGAgtacacagaaaaaatgtcTCAGAATGGCTACTGGGGGGATGAGTTATGTATCAAGGCCACAGCAGATGCCTTCGATTGCGTTGTTTATATTATCACTTCCACTGAGGATAACTGGCATTTGAAATACGAGTCTAAGCATCGAACCCAGGGGGAGTACAAGAAGTGCGTGTTTCTGGCCTACACCAGCCCCGTACATTACGACTCCTTTAGGCTCATTCGGTCGTGA
- a CDS encoding nitric oxide synthase, putative, which yields MIRRSSRLLLQGSIFCACALFLAWKTRHATLFQKVTNIVRRCLRLKSQRDIETNEQIRNNVKIYFGSQGGTAEQFSKELSENLRDIFNIKAEVIDLEYFNKDEISKFGVRIFIVATYGDGEPTDNACAFFKWLKNLNDDNEYFRNTIYSIMGLGSKQYKHFNKVAKKLANYLTKFKATQISENVFGDDDDNIYQDFEIWKREFFKELVKMLHMKEDIIPVQFFSENVVELVDWTTLPEINLRIRYGEEATDEGALPHGMEQAHPGKTETIILPHQTTDITGKFYFNHHTGRVMSNENLLKHVNHTSDDDKVNRIVISVEKVSFKAADTLVVLAKNPNEIISWWLKRLRIDDTDRKKRFTFVSKDTTENRSQESQENGSNLNTLQSSILQENTPVCVPFPTPCTVEDALAYYCDLTTIPRVNILKKFKCFIKDVEELKMFNYILSNKQRSTFFNICKESDMTLIEFVDIFMPKAEFELTPFLQLIPRNVPKSYTISSSPKEGEDTISLTVKKKQYPIHSLRKALKEFKNNDMLPPISEQKLRELCSRRWFKGSSSFYLTEELTPHDSVKFNLKSSKFCLPPYLESTNIIMVATGTGIAPFKAFITEFKHFDQTCVYNGVAKKAKRILFFGCRKREIDFLYEREISEAVEGKHIDEVFLAFSRDQHEKVYVQDLILERKDLVWSLIQKGAYIYVCGNNNMSKDVNKTINSLPMHYKQNNKKFTKSLKKAGRYVEEMW from the coding sequence ATGATCAGGCGGTCAAGCAGGCTCCTTTTGCAGGGGTCCATTTTCTGCGCCTGTGCATTGTTCCTTGCCTGGAAGACCAGGCATGCTACCCTCTTTCAAAAAGTTACAAATATCGTAAGAAGATGCCTCCGATTGAAAAGTCAAAGGGACATTGAGACAAACGAACAAATTAGGAACAACGTGAAGATCTACTTTGGCAGCCAAGGAGGAACGGCAGAACAGTTTTCCAAAGAACTGAGCGAAAACCTAAGAGATATTTTCAATATAAAAGCAGAGGTGATCGACTTGGAATATTTCAACAAGGATGAAATATCAAAATTTGGTGTGCGCATATTCATCGTAGCTACTTATGGAGATGGAGAACCCACAGACAATGCATGTGCCTTTTTTAAGTGGCTCAAAAATCTGAATGATGACAATGAATATTTTAGAAACACCATATATTCCATTATGGGATTAGGAAGCAAACAATATAAGCATTTTAACAAAGTTGCAAAAAAGCTAGCCAACTATCTCACCAAATTTAAGGCAACACAGATTAGCGAAAATGTGTTTggggatgatgatgataataTTTATCAGGATTTTGAAATTTGgaaaagggaattttttaaagaactTGTCAAAATGTTACATATGAAGGAGGATATTATTCcagtgcaatttttttcagaaaatgTGGTCGAGTTGGTGGACTGGACAACTCTTCCAGAAATAAATCTGCGTATTCGATACGGAGAAGAAGCGACAGACGAAGGTGCGTTACCACATGGGATGGAACAAGCACATCCTGGTAAAACGGAAACAATAATTTTGCCTCACCAAACGACAGACATAACCGGTAAGTTCTACTTTAATCATCACACGGGAAGGGTCATGTCGAATGAGAACCTGTTGAAACATGTGAACCATACTTCTGATGATGATAAGGTCAATCGTATAGTTATCTCTGTGGAGAAAGTCTCCTTCAAAGCAGCTGACacgttggttgtgttggcgAAAAACCCAAATGAAATCATCTCCTGGTGGTTGAAGCGGTTAAGGATAGACGATACAGATAGGAAGAAGAGATTTACCTTTGTGTCTAAGGATACAACAGAGAATCGATCCCAAGAATCTCAGGAGAACGGTTCGAATTTGAATACCTTACAAAGTAGTATTCTTCAGGAAAACACCCCTGTATGTGTCCCCTTCCCCACGCCATGCACCGTGGAAGATGCACTGGCATACTACTGTGACTTGACGACCATACCGAGGGTAAACATTTTAAAGAAGTTCAAGTGCTTCATCAAAGATGTGGAGGAACTCAAAATGTTTAATTATATCCTTTCCAATAAACAGAGAAGTACGTTTTTCAACATTTGCAAAGAGTCAGACATGACGTTGATTGAATTTGTCGACATATTCATGCCAAAAGCTGAGTTCGAATTAACCCCATTTTTGCAACTAATTCCAAGGAATGTTCCAAAAAGTTACACCATTTCTTCATCCCccaaggaaggggaagatacGATCTCTTTAACCGTTAAGAAAAAACAGTACCCTATTCATTCCCTTCGTAAGGCTCTGAAAGAGTTTAAAAATAACGATATGCTTCCTCCAATAAGTGAGCAGAAATTACGAGAACTTTGCAGCAGACGATGGTTTAAAGGTTCGTCCTCCTTTTATCTAACGGAAGAATTAACCCCACATGATAGCgtaaaatttaatttaaaatcttcaaaattttgtttgcCCCCCTATTTGGAATCGACTAATATTATCATGGTCGCCACTGGAACGGGCATTGCGCCCTTCAAAGCGTTCATAACGGAATTTAAACATTTTGACCAAACGTGTGTGTATAATGGAGTAGCTAAGAAGGCCAAGCGAATCCTCTTCTTCGGATGCAGAAAGAGAGAAATAGACTTCCTCTACGAAAGGGAAATTTCAGAAGCTGTGGAAGGGAAGCATATCGATGAAGTGTTCCTTGCTTTCTCAAGAGATCAACATGAAAAGGTTTATGTGCAGGATTTAATTCTGGAAAGGAAGGATCTTGTCTGGAGTTTGATACAAAAGGGAGCCTACATCTACGTATGTGGAAATAACAACATGAGCAAAGATGTGAACAAAACGATTAACAGCTTGCCGATGCAttacaaacaaaacaatAAGAAATTTACCAAAAGCTTGAAGAAGGCCGGGAGGTATGTGGAAGAAATGTGGTGA
- a CDS encoding membrane attack ookinete protein, putative has product MAFRRGAFILAIYLGIVRNVLYDLLTQSVCSKHQRARPHVCASDVEEGKVGPNKRLSKKNSDILHFLQQKQVLHSGGLEGGGRKNPLEDSSTDGKSTSRVRSINFHEVEEYNSDSTPGERDCKTNPEGCRNSKVKNFVNLMKGIGMMNTEKKEDNMEGEKNIYNDEHNTVVIYDGVDEKKDLYNKYKEEREDGMSTVVIQGTEYLGVGYDFIFGNPIGDPFLKVDPGYRDSIIKLTYPKSDFDYPDTYVNINPNGSYVRNEISCNRSENESEISTMSEYTKELSVDASIGASYGFFGSFSASTGYTSVSNTISKKKFRLFMLKSYCFKYMASLSQYSQWKLSDPFVRAISLLPSYFNSLQHDGTYCTAQEFRDNRKTEKCGKSVEAWMYFFKNFGTHVSTLIHLGGKITQQIKISKNEYKAMSEKGISVSVSASAGFGLFKAKASTSTNTNEASNEENTNSSMEKETVIIGGDTIYDPNNPKNFEKWAKSIKDNPMPIKGEYEPLSRILPIRLTTVYDEALQFYISVNVPLNLGQITDDEMRGYNVKEQLMKSRKVFASGTGLVVLECEEKKNFILGFSLSVPNDFTVLKDFYINTCDEDSDKCYSKMSDNAYNYLFAMCNEEMIPFLEQKVKSGTGLLTLECSEKNQVILFGFGISVLNSNDPISISIYPCKYGKSSCSMQGPTDQSAVGLWVVCGHEESQNSKFSMNVRKMAKENVSGKKKKHIEICPQQVLFNLIFEFTRTPLNKRNGQCFTVNGVCPKNFHVCSDKKHMKGFNYYSVSVY; this is encoded by the coding sequence ATGGCCTTTCGAAGGGGAGCATTCATACTGGCCATATACTTAGGGATAGTGAGGAACGTGCTTTACGACTTGTTAACTCAGAGTGTATGTAGTAAGCACCAGAGAGCTAGACCCCACGTTTGCGCCTCAGATGTAGAGGAGGGGAAAGTGGGCCCTAACAAAAGGTTGTCAAAAAAGAACAGCgacattcttcattttttgcaacaaAAGCAGGTACTACATAGTGGGGGATTAGAaggaggagggagaaaaaatcctCTGGAAGATAGTTCAACCGATGGGAAAAGCACAAGTCGGGTTCGCAGCATCAACTTCCATGAGGTGGAGGAGTATAATAGTGACTCCACACCTGGTGAACGCGATTGTAAAACTAATCCTGAAGGTTGTCGAAACAGTAAGGTGAAAAACTTCGTGAATCTAATGAAAGGAATTGGGATGATGAAcacggaaaagaaagaagataacatggaaggtgaaaaaaatatttacaatgATGAACACAATACAGTAGTTATATATGACGGAGTGGACGAGAAAAAGGATTTATATAATAAGtacaaagaagaaagagaagatgGTATGTCTACAGTGGTCATACAAGGAACAGAGTACCTAGGGGTGGGTTACGATTTCATTTTTGGAAACCCAATTGGTGATCCTTTCCTGAAGGTAGATCCTGGGTACCGAGATTCTATCATCAAATTGACTTACCCTAAGTCAGATTTTGATTATCCTGACACTTACGTGAATATAAACCCAAATGGTTCATACGTGCGAAATGAAATTTCTTGTAATAGATCAGAAAATGAAAGCGAAATAAGTACAATGAGTGAGTACACAAAGGAGCTCTCCGTTGATGCGTCTATAGGGGCTTCTTACGGGTTCTTTGGTTCCTTCTCCGCATCTACAGGATATACGAGTGTATCTAACACGATatcgaagaagaaatttcGTTTGTTCATGTTGAAAAGCTACTGCTTCAAGTACATGGCGTCTTTGTCTCAGTACTCGCAGTGGAAGCTGAGCGATCCGTTCGTAAGGGCAATATCGTTACTACCTTCTTACTTCAATTCGCTTCAGCATGACGGGACTTACTGCACCGCGCAAGAGTTCCGAGATAATcgaaaaacggaaaagtgCGGCAAAAGTGTAGAGGCGTGgatgtacttttttaaaaacttcggAACCCATGTTTCGACCCTCATCCatttggggggaaaaataacacAGCAAATAAAGATatcaaaaaatgaatacaagGCGATGAGTGAAAAGGGTATATCGGTATCTGTGAGTGCTTCAGCCGGATTCGGCCTATTCAAGGCTAAGGCCTCAACAAGCACTAATACGAACGAGGCAAGTAATGAAGAGAACACTAACTCCAgtatggaaaaagaaacggTTATCATAGGGGGAGACACGATATATGATCCGAACAATCCCaagaattttgaaaaatgggCAAAGAGTATAAAAGACAATCCGATGCCAATAAAGGGGGAGTATGAGCCTTTGTCCAGAATTTTACCAATTAGGTTAACGACGGTGTACGACGAAGCGCTACAATTTTACATCTCTGTGAATGTCCCATTGAACCTGGGCCAGATAACAGATGACGAGATGAGGGGGTACAATGTGAAGGAGCAACTGATGAAATCGCGCAAGGTGTTTGCAAGTGGAACTGGGTTGGTGGTCCTCGAAtgtgaagagaagaaaaattttattttaggCTTTTCGCTGTCAGTGCCTAACGACTTCACTGTGTTGAAAGAtttttatattaatacatgTGATGAGGATTCAGACAAATGCTACTCCAAGATGAGCGATAATGCGTACAACTACCTATTCGCCATGTGTAATGAAGAAATGATACCTTTCCTTGAGCAGAAGGTAAAATCAGGCACTGGTTTATTAACCCTCGAGTGCTCCGAGAAAAATcaagttattttatttggcTTTGGAATAAGTGTGCTAAATTCGAATGACCCCATATCGATTTCTATATACCCGTGCAAGTATGGGAAGTCATCTTGCTCGATGCAAGGGCCAACGGACCAGTCTGCTGTCGGTCTATGGGTGGTGTGCGGTCACGAGGAGTCTCAAAATTCCAAGTTCTCTATGAACGTGCGGAAAATGGCGAAAGAAAACGTGTccgggaagaagaagaaacataTAGAAATATGCCCGCAACAGGTTTTATTCAACCTCATTTTTGAGTTTACGCGAACTCCCCTGAACAAACGCAATGGCCAATGCTTCACCGTGAATGGTGTTTGCCCCAAGAACTTTCACGTATGTTCAGATAAGAAGCACATGAAGGGGTTTAACTACTACTCCGTGTCGGTTTATTAG